aacggcacgaacgccgacatccacaacggcacgaaggctgacatacatgcaaagcacaagcgataagtgaactttcatacttacaggagtagctgcaggagtaggaggtggaggagctgaaaactgcacaggtacacctgatgcttgcccaagactttgcatgatcaccatcatctctgccatctgcttctgcgcggcctcgaacgcgaccttctgggcctgcagctgtgcggtcagctccgcgttctgctcttgactttgcctttttgtttcttgcagctcggcctgcaatatttcactccaatgtatcagtaatgcaaatctaatttaggtgtgtaaatatctacgtacgacgagtaaaacaggaattacctggagtgcttggacctgctgcagtgctagagaaggccgtggacgtatgggctggctggagctcgtgctccgtgctcggatagcgtcgagggagggaacagtggtggagtcgatggcgccgtctgcaatccacagccgcccgtgcttcttgcctcctccgagcctcatgatcgcctctgcatcaatgggctcagtgcgcacattgtaatcttcctcatagatctcccttaccgttgacgtgtactcttggactttagtgtacacgttcgggtcggagtacgcCTGGGGTGGGGCaaccgggtcgaaggagacagaggacgatgcccagcccatgtgggacatagcccacgcagagaactccgagacctcctcgcctgggtgcgcagcctcctgcgagaaagatgggaagatggtgagaaatcaagcagaattgagcgtcaaaataaatgaaagaaatcacttacgtatgtttgtttgtatccggggaggctacggctgccttgatggtgagttggaccttgcctcatcagacgctgttcccgctgcctctcgtgcgtgtcaacaaagtcctgtgataaccacttgtccacgatcatggcccagcactcgggatacgatcggcaccaccagggaatcacctacaagtcatcgagtatttgacatataagaagatgaaattgaacctacttaatatcaaaacgaatcattatgaatgttattcgcctacctcaaggtactggtcccaggtcagcgtaatccgtcttgcttgaggcttggggagggactgcctaagtaccgacctATAGTAGTCTATGTGAGCCTGGACACGCCCATGGTGGTGgatctcggtgacgtacttcctacaagctacgACAGCCGCttgatccgcctgggcctcaagtccttcttcggccttgaaatatttctacatacaaaaccgatgtatccattcattatttcaataaaagatttaaccaatgaatgcgatgtattaagcaatgttgtgcgagagagacttacccaaaactccgccaatacacgctcctgcttgttgcggtaagtgtcatccatGACCAACGCatacctgtcccagttggaggccggctcccgcaccaccggctcttcggacagttgcacaatgccggggtgccatttcctacacaaaacaccaaggatgctcgtgggggtgcgtgctggagtacccgacaaaaccaaccaggccctgcacaagtgattaagaaaatttatcagtttctcttaagatttccaacatatcttatgaagtagttgtgataacatccatagttacttacctctttgccataggccgaatcactgggcgattgtgaggaagcggaactggagggaggctcgcgggacctcgcttgTAGAGAGTCTGGGTAGTAGtaccctctccctcgccctcgagtgcctcgcctccctcgccctcgagcgcctcgtctccctcgcccgtctgctgacccctctcgtcctctGACGAGGACATGGccgtggccgtcacgtgctcctcctctagcacctcgtcacgtgtcaagggaggagaccgctgcctcctgtgGCGGCTAtccctggtcctcctctcgtcacctctTGCGGACGCTGCCTCGGACGACGACCCCTcagctcgaaggagagggcggtctctcccgtaaaccgaggGCATGTCACGGCGTGGAtgtctgctcgccatctttgtccaatcacctgcaatcacaaagaatgaacaagactaattagtacatatattagaaatagattcaaaatatataaacaaaacacaaattaaaaaaccatagtattacatgtattaggaataatcttcatgattgggatcataggtctcatcatcactgtcaaaattgtccaaatgggcaacactatccgaaggttctatgttgtcatcatcgtcattgcctagaagtaatcgctcaagcattgctatgtccttggcatttaccaccacatctccatcgacctcgtcatcaaccgtttcgttgtctacttccatttcgattgcttcgggtaagactatctcaaacgtgcctggtagcccatcttcttgatagaactgtccatcatatgtgtttgcattgaagttgtaatcatcatcgtttggggcaggtagtttaccatgtggagatacctggtgcacaatagcccaacccttaagatcctctttgtcttggttggcgtatcgagtataatacacctgcatggcctgttgagccacaatgtagacatcttttctaggatagatggaatcttctcgaatctcgactagcccaagatgaggggttcatctcgttgatcgaggattaaaccagtggcatttgaacatgacaggtttaagaggtttgtctccatgaaatgagagttcatagatttcctcaactctaccatgatagtcgaggccatcagtgtcgagcgtacaaactccgctatttgtggtttttcgtttgggccgaatctgctcgtaacttgttgtgtggaagcgatatccgttcatgtcatagccggtaaatgacttcaccctaacgtcatagccatttgcaacctgtttcaactcatcactcatggacgaatcagtctgggcctgcaaggtgaagcatgatagatcgttatattaatcaaacgtacgatcaccttggacgatcgaacgtacgagctaaattggacattaccttttgtttgaaccaagaaatgaaatcaggcctccccgctcccgcaccccgtgaaacaagggtgtcttgttcatgtgaggtaggatcccttgattgatgccagaattcacgaacaaattccctgtctgaacgagaatcaatggggttggatgcagaatagtgacggcatattgaaataagtttgttgagaacttacttgatgaacggctgcacctcggtaaggttattcaacacatatagcatgatactgcgccactcttcatttcccaatagctttggggttggtccacttgcgctgccgagttggccttggaaaaggctcagggttgattcattttcgccagtattGTAATGAGgaggtggattatgattgctaggaaggttcagCTTGTAGTATAgcattgtgaagtttgccacctcctcctgaaGGCATGCctttgcaatggaagcctcaattctggctttatttgtacattttttgcgaagagtctttagacatctctcgattggatagcaccaacgggcctgcacgggcccccccaaacgtgcctcggacaggaggtgcacaatcagatgttgcatcggcaagaagaagtcgggtggaaagatcttctccagcttacagagcaacacaggtgccgctttttccatgTCCTGAgtgacggtccgagatatctccttggcacaaagctagcggaagaaaaagctcaactctgccagcacttgccagacatgctcagggacatagcctcagaCCATCGccaaaagaagccgctcaatccatatgtggtagtcatgactcttcatcccgttgactcgcagagtgcctaagttcacttccCTGCTAAGATTCGTTGCATATCCATCTGGAAACATTAACAtctggatccattttagtacctccctcctttgatcgatttgcaagatgaaattgaccttaggccttttccagttcttgtttcggccactaggaggctgcatcgcttgattcggtctatcgcacaacgtcgctaggtccactctagccttaacgttgtccttagacttttcagtgtccttgagagttccccaaagtgcctcggcgatattcttttcagtgtgcattacatcaatgttatgtggcagaaggtcatcgaaataggggagcctcgtcaagacggatttatgagtccacatatgttcctcaccatatcccacaaaaccaccttcttcattgggcacgagagcatctatctaaacacgaacctcggcaccagtcctcaagtgcggtttagggtctgtcactttaacacctttcgtaaagctcctGATGTCTTCTCCaaattcatggtctagagggaggaactgacgatactggtcgaacgatgaatacttgccacccttcttcaaccaaatgaacctcacggcttccttgcatactgggcatgggaacttcccgtgaacacaccaggcggcaaataacccatatgccaggaagtcatgcagggagtagtggtaccaaacgtgcattttgaagcttgtctttgtagctcgatcgtatgtccaaacccccttctcccaagcgtggatcaattcatcaatcacaggctccatgaacacacccatattactccccgggtgtccaggaattatcaacaacaagaatacattatgccgttgaaaggagatgctgggagggagattgagggggataacaaaaatgggccagcatgtgtatggggcagccatcattccataaggattgaacccatctgttgccagcgcgacacgtacattatgggcctcagctgctttgtcacgatgtttgtcattgaaatacgtccatgcttcagcatcagacggatgtaccatcttcccaggattgtaccgtttgccatctttgtgccatgtcatttgttttgtggattcctcagtcatgaatagccgttggatcctcggtaggaaaggaaggtgccgtagcaCTCTCACAGGGATCAGAAGTtgcttcttctgaccatcaccagagtctacctccaggtacctggaggatttacacttcggacagtaatttgcatccttgtgttctttcctaaataggacacaccccttcggacaaacatgtatcttgtcatatggcatcttaagcatacgaaggagtttctctgcctcgtacaagttcgtcagcaaagtgtgcttctccggtagcatggtgccaaacacggccaacatcttatcgaagccttctcgactcaggtttaactcggccttcaaccccattacgcacccaatcgcatctagctgagaaatcattgtaccctcatgaaggggtttctataccgagtccaacattttgtagaagtcctttgcggattcctccatctcctccttctcacgtcgttcagcgaagtgagcttggtgggcatcatctagcatgtctgctaccccgacatcgtcatcaaaagcctcgaggtgtggtctcaccacctccgctcttatacgatctgcttcaccatggtagatccactgctggtagccaggtgtataaccattgaacacaagatgtctacccatggtcttctcatCTACTTTTCTcatgttgtcacatttgctgcagggacaccaaactagagaatgtcctcctgctcctaggccaaatgcatgtttcaagaaaccatctgtccccttcacccattcatagtcgtagtcactcccgcttctccagcccgtgtacatccactgacggtcctccatcctttaacatttacatcatagagtattgtgaccatcaattccATCTAcacggtgttcctactgtctaataggtgaggataggtcctaatcccacccgtggatgcgtagatgaggtcagtttcca
This sequence is a window from Miscanthus floridulus cultivar M001 chromosome 10, ASM1932011v1, whole genome shotgun sequence. Protein-coding genes within it:
- the LOC136489714 gene encoding uncharacterized protein, whose product is MPHPPHVLHPPAPPPPPPRTALPAPAAARLATPHAPPPRARPTQRALPPHQCAAPPRPVAAEVAPCLPSPSPSRKGRSAAPAGPPTAPTRRPSRPDPRPQSTPVAGCCDWTKMASRHPRRDMPSVYGRDRPLLRAEGSSSEAASARGDERRTRDSRHRRQRSPPLTRDEVLEEEHVTATAMSSSEDERGQQTGEGDEALEGEGGEALEGEGEGTTTQTLYKRGPASLPPVPLPHNRPVIRPMAKRNISRPKKDLRPRRIKRLS